A stretch of Tenrec ecaudatus isolate mTenEca1 chromosome 2, mTenEca1.hap1, whole genome shotgun sequence DNA encodes these proteins:
- the DPPA2 gene encoding developmental pluripotency-associated protein 2 → MADSALPCASVGVEASTYLDVEKNYFESELDEESFVITLVPVKEEPNREQPSEQSVFLPPEVKPKKPRKRNDVHLPVTSEQAKVRRKSSTNIDLPLPDVLPPVTEVHRDTLRKWCQQAKLSTDGQKVEVYLRLQQFVYPHQKQDIPDTPQAAKIQSISRKRKVKQPKLEDKEAGVPVTDVTNIVEVDSPAPEATLASWARISSKALQPKAVNSRHLHSAIEAFLAPGFGSRWCVVHGKALPAETEGWVRLQFHAGQTWVPSTPRRMISLFLLPAYVFPPLEVEDNMLCPECVKRNELLMKKLTMLTKAN, encoded by the exons ATGGCCGACTCGGCCCTCCCCTGCGCGTCCGTGGGAGTGGAGGCCTCGACTTACCTCGACGTGGAAAAG AATTACTTTGAAAGTGAATTGGACGAGGAGAGTTTCGTCATCACACTGGTTCCAGTTAAAGAGGAACCTAACAGAGAGCAACCGAGTGAACAAAGTGTTTTTCTGCCACCAGAAGTCAAACCGAAGAAGCCTCGGAAAAGAAATGATG TACATCTTCCTGTAACAAGCGAACAAGCCAAAGTGCGCCGAAAAAGCAGCACAAATATAGACCTTCCTCTGCCGGATGTTTTGCCTCCGGTTACCGAGGTCCATAGGGACACTTTGCGGAAGTGGTGCCAGCAGGCCAAGTTGAGCACCGATGGGCAG AAAGTGGAAGTTTATCTACGACTCCAGCAGTTCGTTTACCCTCACCAAAAACAG GACATTCCTGACACGCCACAGGCAGCCAAGATACAGTCAATATCAAGGAAACGCAAGGTCAAGCAACCAAAACTTGAGGACAAAGAGGCAGGCGTTCCAGTGACAGACGTCACCAACATTGTTGAAGTGGATTCTCCAGCCCCGGAGGCCACGCTGGCATCCTGGGCAAGAATTTCCTCAAAAGCACTTCAACCTAAGGCTGTGAACTCTCGTCACCTGCACTCTGCAATTGAGGCTTTTTTGGCCCCAGGCTTTG GCAGCAGATGGTGTGTGGTCCACGGCAAAGCCCTCCCTGCGGAGACAGAGGGCTGGGTCCGCCTGCAGTTCCACGCCGGCCAAACCTGGGTGCCGAGCACTCCCAGGAGGAtgatctctctcttcctcttaccGGCTTACGTTTTCCCACCCCTGGAGGTAGAAGATAATATGTTGTGTCCTGAGTGTGTTAAGAG GAACGAGTTACTAATGAAAAAACTGACCATGTTGACGAAGGCAAATTAG